The Solenopsis invicta isolate M01_SB chromosome 1, UNIL_Sinv_3.0, whole genome shotgun sequence DNA segment CCCATGATGATGCAGGTGcaaaagcaaaaaatttctGTCTTGAATGAATTAAAGAACTTAAAGCCAAAGTATAAAATCACTCACGTAGACTCGGAAATCTTGCGAGATGAAGGTATTATGCGTCCGAAGTCGCGAATAGACGACGATCTAAGCCCGGTTGAAGGAAGTAGAATGGCAATAGACGGTACGAGAGGTAGAACGATTAGAGCGCGCAGTATTGCTAGTCTGGACGATCATTCGCCACGGTTATATGTTGAAACAGGTAGTTTAGGTCGAGGACATAAATCTAGGGATAGGAAATCGAGAGATACTGACGTTAAAGTCGAGAAAGTCTTGTCAAAGGAGCGTAGAAGCGTGGAGAGGGAAGACCGAAAGCGGGACTACTCGAGAGATTGCAGGCGAATGGATAAGAGCGATTCGCGAGAACGGAGATCGGACAGCAGTCGTCGTAGTATAGATCGGATCGATATACGAGAGCTACGTAGAAGCATTGAGCGACTTGACGTGCGCGATAGGAATTACGAGCATTTAGACTCAAGGGAAAAGAGTGCCTTTTATTATACTGATTTCTATGAATCGCGCGGTAAAAGCGTCGATCGCTTAGATTCTCAAGGATTATACAGCAGTATGGAATATCTAAAAAGTCCCAAAGAGAGGACTCATCGGTCTTCAAACACGCGAGAGCGTCGAGAGAGAAGTATCGAACGGATTGATTCTAGAGAAACAAGAAAGAGCAGAGCTGCTTCTATCGACTACGACCAAAGGCATACCTTAGAACGTTTCGAGTCCGACAACAGAAGTCCACTTGAGCGGTTGACTCCGAAAGAACATCGGAGAATGAGCATAGAGAGACTTGATTCTCAAAAGTTTGATTTTGATCCGCGAGCGATCGAACGTTTAAAATCTTTAGAACGCTACgaacaaagagaaagaatttaTGAAAGAAAGATAGAATCAAGAAGCGCCGAACGAAAGAGCCTGGAAAAATTAGATTCACGAAAGTATTTGGGATATTTGGAGTCGCGGGAGGGTAGGAGTCTCGAGTGCCTGGACTTTGATAGCGTGGAACGTAGAAAGAATATCGAGAGAATGGAATACAAAGATCAAAAAAAGAGCAGAAGCAAGTTTGAGAAAGGCAAATCGGAAGAAAAACCGCGTGAACGTGATGATTGGAGAAGTTTGGAAAAAGCGAGAAAGGACGACGAAAGACGAGAACGCGAACGGCAAGCGAAATTATCTCTTGAATCACGTACAGAAACCGTTATCGGCGTGCCGCACGAAATGGAGAATTTGAAGTCAAAAACTGTGTTTGCCGAGTATGAGCCAAAAGTTGTTGGCGGCATCGTATTAGGTTTCGAGGAAACCTCATTACCCGGACACGTGCCGGTTGAACGTACAAAGAGCGATCCGAATCCGGCACGACAAAGATTAGGATCCAATAGTAAGCGGCACATGTTAATGCATCAGAAATCTATTGACTTAACACCAGCTGATTCTGGTGATGAGGAACCGTTCTCGGACAGTGCGACGATACAGAAAACCAATATCGATATCCCATACATGTTGCACAAGAGGCATGTTATGAACGGCACAGCGTCCGACGAAAAATCTGAGTCAGATAGCAGCaaaacttcaaaaaatgttaaaagtctTGCTAAGGATTTACCGAAATTACCATTAAAAATGGTAACAGATCTTCCGTACTTTGATCTGACCAAACTCTCTTCGATAGACAAAACCAGTACTAAACTATCTCCGGATAAATCGAAGAAGGACACGGTTACTACTACAAGACCGAAATCGATATTAAGCCCTTCTGATAAACCGAGAAGTATTCTAAGTCCAACATCAAAACTCTCACCCACAGATCCAAAAAGCATTGTTTGCAGTTTATCGCCTACCAAGAGGAGTCCTTCGAAAGTGAAGACTCAATCTCCCGAGAAATTCTCGCAAAAAGATGACTCGTTAGATAGAAGCAAAGCTGAAGTTATTATCGAAGATTACACATGCAAGAAATCTTCTAGTTTGGACAAAAAGTCTTTCAAATTATCGCCAGTGGAACCGAATGTCACTATTATTTCGGCCATTGAAAAACGTTCGCCCAAAAAGTCGCCGACTGATCCTAACGTGACTATTGTCTCTGTGATACAGAAGAAGAAATCTCTCGACGGAACGCCTAGAAGTCCCactaatattgcaaaaatgacAGATACTAAAGTAAAAACCGCCCTGAATTTTGCTGATATTGTTGGCATGGAAATGAAGCAAAATCTGGAACGCAAAGCCAAAATCGAGAAAGACAGTTTAAAAACACCGGACGATAGTTTAGAAAAGCAAgatagtattgaaaaaataccATTACCCGAAATTCCTAGCAGTGGACAGGTTGAAGAGAAAATGATAGATGATCAAGTTAGAAACCTCGAACAAACGACAATTAAAGAACGCGATCGTTCCTTGAAACAAGTCGACGAATTGTCTGGCGATGATCGAAAAGGGGAAAACGTACAGTCCGTAGTAGCTGAAGTTTACATACCAGTTGCAATCAAACCGGAAAAACCACCAATTCCGGAGAAACCAAAGATGTTAGAGAAGCCAAGTATTCCTGAAAAAACGAAACGTATTTTGGAAAGAATAGAATCAAAATTTTCGGAAGTTAGTAAAAATTCTGCTACAAAAATATCAAGGCCAAAAATTATCGATACAGGATTTGATGATTTCGTGGATCCAGTAGCCGATTTACCTTTGGACGAAGTGCCTGTAAAACCTACTCTAGAATTGGATAGTCTTAAAGTTCCTGAGTTTGTTCCTTTTATGCTAAGACCGCATGCGGAACCAATAAGATCGAAGTCTTTATCACTGGCAGAAGAGAAAGCGCCAATCGATACCTTGCTGTCACCGGAAGTTGAGAATAAACATTTTGTGCAAGATATCTCTCCGAAGAGAATGAAGAAGGTGAAGTCCGAgctaaaaaaggattttaaaaaacaatcaaaatctCTAGAGGGTGACAAACCGCCGCTGAAAAAGGGCGCATCGAAAGAGTCACGTTCTCCAACAGCAACTACAAAAATTGACAAGTCTAAATTGAAGCTTGGTGAAATGCCACAGGAGATTATAATAATAGATTCAACTGATGTGGCACCAGAAATAAGCATTGTACAAAAGGGTAGATCAAAATCCGTAACTAGATTATCTGACAAACCGTTTTCAACATCGAAAGAGGAGAAAGAAGAGACAAAGAGTACTCGCACAAAATCTGCGTCTGTGGACGATGAACTGATTAAGAGCGCAATAAAATCTGAGAAATCCAGACCGAAGTCATTAGGAATATCGAAAAGTTTGGGAAGTACCGAAAAGAAAGATTCGGTAGAGAAAATTTCGCCGAAGAGAATTAAAGCTGTTGCTAAAGCCGACAGTAAACCTACTGTGGCGAAGGATGTAGTGTCGAAACAGGACTCAAGAACGGTACGTGGAAAAGTGGGCTCGAAAGTGGAAGCGGCTAGCGAGGAAGCCACTGCTGAATCGAAGCAAGATTCTAAGTCGCGTGTTAAACCTGACGTGGTGATTGATCAGCCAATGGATATTAAACGAGCCACTGTAGCTAATGAGTCCAAGGAAGTAGTTAAAGAATCAGGCAAGGAGCCAATTAAGGAACCAACGAAAGACAGTATAAAGAAAACAGCACTTGCTCAAGATTTATCTCAATCTCCTTTAGTGTTACGTAAACCGGGACAAACGCCGATACTATTTGCTCGTCTTGGTCTTTCGGAAGGTAGCGGGATTGGCGCACTTCAACGTCAAGGCGCGACACAATCACCTACTGCTCAGCGGCGTGCGAAATCTTTAGATGCTGCGGTGATCTCTGTGCACAGATTACCGCCAGCAAACGCATTTTCTAGCAAGGATGACACGGTGGACGTATCAGAAAATCTGGAGAATCAAGAAAATGCTGCTGAAGAAGTTGTTCAAGGCACGAGCATGGTATCGAAGGTACTTTCGGTTCAGATGGAGATCTCTCCAAATCATAAATCCGATAGTACCGATCACACAACCGTACCGGATTCTCTGTCTGTTACTGAGACATCGGCGCAGTATCTAGAATCACCGCTGACAGAATGTAACGAAATTGTCCCTTGCGCCGATTCTATATTCTATGAGGAACAAGACAGCAACCAAATGCTATTTGCAAATTCTATTAATAGAAATGAAACACAAACGCCGAGCATCATAGAGAGTACTAAAATAGAAGAAGCAACTAAATTCATTGATCAAAGTTCTACGGAATCCGGTGCTGAGCAGAAAGTTTCTCAAGAAAGTTCTGATGCCAAGATTAGTATGACAAAAGGTGCTCAATCAGATCGAGATCAATTGGCAATCTCTACAGTCTTTGTAAAGAGCGTTAACACAGAGgttgtttataataaacagaaacAAACTGCATCATCGAGCGATGGAGAAACAAATTCGAAAATTGGTGAAACTGTACCAAAATCTCCACCTAGCTTACATGATTATTGTACCAAGCTTGAAGGTTCAAGAAGTCCGTCTGAAAGAGATGATGTGCCTGATGTAACTATAAGTGCGGTTCGAGATGATGAcacgttttttttacattatgatcAAGATGATCCTCCAGATATGGTTAAGTCGCCGATACAAATATCTATTGAAGAGTGTTCTGACGATGAGgtggaagaagaggaagagatgGCCGATGTACGGGTAGAAGAAATTGACGAGCGGGAAGAAGAGGAAAACAAGCGATTGGACTCCCTTGATACAAGTGAAGATACACTTAATGCGCTAGATACGCAAGCTCAAACGCAAGGCGCTGACAGTGGACTAAGTTCACCAGACTATGGTATCGATAAGTTGGATGAGAAGACGTTAGTTGAGGTCGAGTTAACGCCGGAATATCTCGAGATGAAAAAAGGAGATGAAGAAGCGACAGAAGAATTACCAGAAGACGAACCGCCGAAAGAAACTACAGAGATCGCAGATTCCAATCGTCTAACAATCGATAAAAAACTCAGACTAAGTACTGAACGCTCGAGAAGCGAAGAGACTAATACTTGGACACCAGACAGAGAAGATCCAGACTCCAGTTCGTGTTCTATCGCCCGACCACTAGGAATTGGTCAAATACAACCCATAATAGATCGTCGGGAGATTGCTATGGTCGAAGGAGCTCGAGATAGCGGTTCCTTAGACGATGATAGCAACAGTTCGCAACCTCATCCGAAGCACGAAATGAGCGTCACTTGGAAGTCATTTCCACAGGGAAGCTCCGGTAGTTCCAGTCTCGAGGACGGCTGGGTGCCTCAAGACGAAAATAACGCGCAGCAATCACAGTCTGAGGATAGTAACGGTCAAAACGAGGACAGTTATCAAGAGGATTTAGCGGACTTTCCTGGTACTTTTATTATTGGTCCCGAAATATTAGCTAATTATGGCGCATTTTCACTTTCACGTACGTTGTCGAGAATATCTGAACGATCTACCACATCGGAGCAAGATAGAAGTGACTTGGAAGATTCTTTTAAGCCCAGCTCAAGATCGCCAAGCCTTGATGATGAGTCTTTGATATCAAGTGATCATCAGCCATCTCTATCATCGGATCCTCCGTCCGGTACGGCTTTACCATCTGTTTCCGATGACCGCAGGACATCTTCTGAGCTACCAGACATTCCCATCGATATAGTTGGTGCACACGAGGATGACTCGAAATCACCGCGGACAAATAGGCGACTACGATTGCAATTGCAAAGTTCCGAGGACTGGCCATCGCCGCCTAGTTCACCTGTTTTTGAACCATCGGTAGTGAGCCATGTGGAAACATTTTACATGGAAATCAAGCCTGAGGAAGCCGTCAAGGTGACTGTTACGGACAGTACGGAAACGCCTGTCCATGCGGAACAAGATAGCGACTCTAGCGATGAAAATAGAACGTTGCACGATGATTTACATTCAACTCTTTTGGAGGATGGTCAAAGTTCGACGTCTGCAACGGCCGACGGTACGGTCAAGATTGCAGTAAAACCAAAATCGAATTCTTACATAACTGGCTCGTCACATAGCGAGGACACATCGATGGGCCTGTCCATGTCTGAGTGGTCTAGCTCGAACAACACCGTACGCCAATTTTGTCAATATTCCGGCACGAAGTCTGATGATAACTCACTGGCGGAACTTGGCGCCTCGATCTCGGATTGGTCCGGTAGCACGACGGTGATACCACAGCAATATTATGCCACAACGACCGCGGACAAAAGTCAGAGCGACACCACGACATCCGAGAGAAGCGCGACTAGTATGAGACCAAACTCGAAGTGTCAGTCCGCTGATACTTCCTCTCTTCCATCTCCACCGTCCCCGTCTTCATTGCCGCTACCTATATCGCCACCACTGCCTTCTCCACCCGCAACGGCTACTACATTTCCGTTTCTTAATGAAGACGAAACCATCGGTTCCGCGATAGAACAGAAGACTTTACAGTCTGAAACGACTATTGATAACAACGATCAATGCCAATCTCGAACGCATGGTGACGAGTTTGACGAGGCGCGGCGATTTATTGAGAGTCAGTTTGACGAACAACATCGCCAACGCCGATATGATGAACAGCAAGCCATTTGTCCTCAGGAATTTACGGATATTTCGCCACCACTTATTACTCTTCGAAACGAATATGATGAAGCCATTGACGATGATTTTCAAATGGTTCCGGACGAGGATACAATTTGCGTTGACGACACAACGTTGCCAATTCCTGAAGAGGATGAAGAGGATCAATTGTACGATAATGTACCTGCAATGAAGTATTCCAGTAGCGAGAAAGTACGGATGGAAGTTGGCCGTGGAGATAGTTTGGAAGACATGCACGAGAAGTACGCCAATCTCACTTTACAATCGAGAATGGCGGACGATGATTGGTCATCCGAGGAACGAAAAGACGTCCCGGAGCGGGAGAAATCATCAATGAAATTGACAGGCAGATTCGATCGTGGTTTCTCAGAGCCAAACCCACATGAGGCAGGCAGGTATCAGGGTACGCGGTCTACTGAGCGACCCGTAATGGTGCCAATCCGAGCGAAGTCGACCCCGTACTACTCTACGACAAGTTTGAGCGGCGAATCGACTACGTCCAGTCCACCTATGCCGATCAGAACACAGATCAGAACGAAAACAATGCCTTACTCGTCGAACCGCAGTCCACAAAGCGAGGGTGATACTTCCTCAAGTATGGACAGCCCGGCGCATACGCCTGATCGGGCTCAACGGGCCTTCCGTCGGAAAAGACAACAGAACGCCAAAAGGCGACACCGAGTAGTAGTTGATCTCGAGGTCAAGGATGGTCACATAGTATCCAGTACTGATTCTAGTTTTGACGTAGCAACCATACCGCCGCCATTGTTGACGGAGGGTCAGAATCTGGACGTGGACGACGACGAAGATGACGAGATGTCCGAAACGAAAGACGAATATCGTCTGCAGCAACAGCGTTGACGCAACATTGATGATCAATGCTAATAAAAACGAAGAAAGAAAATTGAGTGCGATTGATCACGCTTACCCGGTAGCTCAAACTAATAGGATTTGTAAGAAAGTTCTCAATCGTGTGGAATTGAACGCACTTTAGAATTGACAAAATTCGTGATCGTGCATTGGCATTTACGACTTACGTCTGTTGAGTAAATGAAGATCAAATAGGAACAGATCTTACGAACGAATCAATGATTCAGCCTGGCCTTTTGCAATTTTGATTCAACGATGACGATTTGCCTGGCGATCTCACGCTAGGTAGCAATCAAGAATTGATTTATACGGGTATGAACGATGACAAGGGCATCAACGATGATAAAAACAGGATAGACGTAAAACGAGGCAAAGACTTCCGTCGGTCCAGGCTGAAAAGCCTAAGACTGAATGATCAAAAGCTATGCGAGGATTGTAGCATAATTATCGTTAGGGATACAGATATCATTTGTTACGCGTTTTAGAAACCCtgtttactttaatattatcgTCATTACAGAGCTCCTTTGGTCCCTATTTCCCGTAGAGACGAGTATATTTAGAGAGTAACTTTTACGTATGACGCACATGAAAAGCAAAGTGTATCTTAACTAAATCGCAATCAACAAGTCGCGTGCCTGCGCGCGACTTGGTGGAAAATCATAGCGCGCGACTTAGTGGAAAATCATAACGCGCGACACGTTATatcctaataataataataataataataataataataataaggcaTAGAGATCGAAAGAGCGACATAAGATTTTCAAAGATAAACGTAACGTAAAGAAAAGACGAACCGCGTTAtcgtaaatcatttttaattgacTCAAATCTTTGTTTCATTTCTTGTGCgaatattgtaatgtttttttcttctaaGAAGAAAACAACGTGGTAttgttatacaattataatctgCTCCCATGGTACATAATCGTGCACCACGCTGTAACGATGTTAAAAGATTAAATCAGCACTAAATCACGTCGCAAATGTACACCGTTTTATTTGATTGCGTGAACTTGAATTCATGTAGGACAATCAATCGTGAGTGGTGGTTGCTCGAGGTGGGCAGGATCCCTCGAGGGAAACGAGGAAAACAAAACACGGAATTTTATGTAAGATTGTCCGGAGCGATTGTTTCCACTTCGTATTGAATTCTGAACAATAACAACGACAACGCGATCCTATGATTTCGCAGTTTGCTTCGCTCACGTGCGTTAGaatgagaaaaaggaaaaattgcTCAACGTAGATACGTAAACGTGGTGCATCGCACTCCCTCGCACTTTTAATGGCGCCGTATAGGGTAAACGTGCACCTTTGGTATATCCGCGTATAGAATTACCCTCAACAAGTGAGAGGAACACCTGTTACTCGTTAATAGACGTTGGCGATGGACCAACTGAGTAGTAGTTGCTAAGTTCTCTATTTTAGATAGGAACCCAATCGTCTCGTCTAATCATTAATCCGTGAGCTTTATGTTCATtttcatcaatgtagattaactttgatatCGATATAACttactatttttcttttcttagttctaaaaattagaaaaagataaagaataagttaaaccAAATTAATCTTTATTGGTGGAAATAAACATTCATTTAGCGACAAATATCCATAAGATCAGGTCGGAAAATATGTGCtgtgtattaaaattgttattaagcaatttattatttattgtcgATTTGTTCAAGAAGAAGAAGCAGATAGAAACATAGTTTGACTGCTTCCGGAAGTGcttaatttttccttttgctttttttctttgctCGTTTAGGAAAATTTCTATTTGACTACTAATACAACTGATATCATAAATACAGTCTTGGAAATTTTAGCGTACtgacaatttgtttaaaaagttaatgaaagcataatctaatacagattatattgctttaatctaatattacaataaaagtaTGTGTAAACAGAAGAAAAACGTAACAATCGAGTTTaaccataaaaatttaaaaaattttttataaagatggaTATTCCATTAGTTAGAACTTATATTACAACTCAATACCGTTTGCAATACGAGGGTGAATAgtcatttctaatatatttttttctattaaaaagaaacaaggATTTTGAGAATTATTCATAATGTTGCatcaacagcattttttttttttttttttgctaattctACGCGTAAGTatcaaattttagttttaaaatgcattttattttgtttcggtatttatcatttttgaacataatttaaaaacagctcttttcaatataatatatggaaaagatattttatttcattttaatatgaCGTTATGTGGAAAATTGTTGCTTTTATAGTTGTATAATACACTCGTcaacaaaaaatagggaacactttccagacaccaaaaattaggctatttttaaATGGCTGTAGCTCAGCGAAAAATCattgaagataaaaaataaagaaagcattttgaagcttgaagtttcaactttaacgctgaatcgcagatttttaaagtttttttaacttccttgtcttatacAGTAAAagagcacaccttgttttgtttcttaaaagtttgtatttttgacactttgcagcttgaCAAAGGAATTTTTTCGACCAATTCAAACAAAGCTTCATACAACGTTTTGCCTacagaatgttttttttttaatttctttactttttttctgaGTTACGCAATTTTGAAGCTAaacttgcattttttacaaatgatatttgtattccgtgaaaaattattatagacaaaaaataaaaaaagtattgtaaagctcgaaggaaaaatttaaagaattatttcgtaaagaaaatgtcatactttatggcacttgcattgcattagccgagaaaaaaatttttcattgaacTACAGGCTatcaaaaatacgtaattttaaggaaaaaatagtgTATGTTTTTTGGAGCATAACActgagaaattgaaaaaaattttgaaaactattgatAGCccgttaaagctgaaactttgagctttaaaatgtttttttttttttttgtctacgatgatttttcacggagtacacATATCAactgtaaaaaatgcaggtttagcttcaaaactgcgtaactcggtcaaaaaaaatcgaagagaaattttaaaaaaagcaatctgtaggcaaaatgttgtagtttatgaagctttgtttgaattgttcgaaaaaaattcttttgttgaGTTGCAAAGTGTCGCAAAATGATCTTTTATAATGAGTTgcaaaaaatacgaaattttaaagaataaaacaagGTGTGcgtttttactgcataagacaaggaaattaaaagaactttaaaaatttgtcgattcagcgttaaagttgaaacttcaagttttaaaatgcttttattatttttcatctgCGATGATTTTTCGCCGAGCTACAGCTATttaaaaatagcctaatttttggcgTCCGGAAAGGCgttccctattttttgttgACGAGTGTATAATTAG contains these protein-coding regions:
- the LOC105202923 gene encoding uncharacterized protein LOC105202923 isoform X1; amino-acid sequence: MNDIESFGMKGVGSKMPHSHSTPAGVDGGSRTPPATPRKAGKMLAVRVQMLDDSITMFQVQAKALGRVLFDQVCKQLHLLEADYFGLEYQEPNFTKYWLDLEKPVCRQVGLSLIDPLLRFCVKFYTPDPAQLEEEFTRYLFCLQIKRDLAQGLLQCNDNTAALMASYIVQAECGDYVIEDYPDHTYLSTYKFVPHQDQELERRIMENHKKHAGQSPAEADLNLLETARRCELYGMKMHPAKDHENVPLNLAVAHMGIVVFQNYTKINTFSWAKIRKISFKRKRFLIKLHPEGYGYYKDTVEFFFEGRNECKNFWKKCVENHGFFRCSIVKRVIRQKTRVLSRGSSFRYSGKTQKQIVEFVRDNYVKRQTFQRSNSFRQTSGGRALQGSEGGGYRGATPSSSLMGSSSISAHPLLPLGDPALATPALSLSCGSMTLDSPTTVTSVSMGGTIHRREDTATSFRTLTSIDVHSPATPSQVPAQRQMHATSQQRISSTGRISPSNSSPPEFPPPRPLPRYSWQRSASCRELYASSFEDSSKARPQDKVTVDLPLDPFQLASQGELDNPITRYDESNRSYSAASSKLPSLDHDSVPERVYSSSYPGTSSLSTESGHEESGPAGDLSHDDLSHDSYELLEREHEFEYPESYSSPHDEHEPISDQSDEGIEHEMFQMDSETDSFVKHRSLKSSSEKQQYKATFTDLKNSKTKSTDRFSAVSKLDGDFMIESRIQRSGTQIERKFETRHVNSMEQPSKAGIPHQDSARKDPMMMQVQKQKISVLNELKNLKPKYKITHVDSEILRDEGIMRPKSRIDDDLSPVEGSRMAIDGTRGRTIRARSIASLDDHSPRLYVETGSLGRGHKSRDRKSRDTDVKVEKVLSKERRSVEREDRKRDYSRDCRRMDKSDSRERRSDSSRRSIDRIDIRELRRSIERLDVRDRNYEHLDSREKSAFYYTDFYESRGKSVDRLDSQGLYSSMEYLKSPKERTHRSSNTRERRERSIERIDSRETRKSRAASIDYDQRHTLERFESDNRSPLERLTPKEHRRMSIERLDSQKFDFDPRAIERLKSLERYEQRERIYERKIESRSAERKSLEKLDSRKYLGYLESREGRSLECLDFDSVERRKNIERMEYKDQKKSRSKFEKGKSEEKPRERDDWRSLEKARKDDERRERERQAKLSLESRTETVIGVPHEMENLKSKTVFAEYEPKVVGGIVLGFEETSLPGHVPVERTKSDPNPARQRLGSNSKRHMLMHQKSIDLTPADSGDEEPFSDSATIQKTNIDIPYMLHKRHVMNGTASDEKSESDSSKTSKNVKSLAKDLPKLPLKMVTDLPYFDLTKLSSIDKTSTKLSPDKSKKDTVTTTRPKSILSPSDKPRSILSPTSKLSPTDPKSIVCSLSPTKRSPSKVKTQSPEKFSQKDDSLDRSKAEVIIEDYTCKKSSSLDKKSFKLSPVEPNVTIISAIEKRSPKKSPTDPNVTIVSVIQKKKSLDGTPRSPTNIAKMTDTKVKTALNFADIVGMEMKQNLERKAKIEKDSLKTPDDSLEKQDSIEKIPLPEIPSSGQVEEKMIDDQVRNLEQTTIKERDRSLKQVDELSGDDRKGENVQSVVAEVYIPVAIKPEKPPIPEKPKMLEKPSIPEKTKRILERIESKFSEVSKNSATKISRPKIIDTGFDDFVDPVADLPLDEVPVKPTLELDSLKVPEFVPFMLRPHAEPIRSKSLSLAEEKAPIDTLLSPEVENKHFVQDISPKRMKKVKSELKKDFKKQSKSLEGDKPPLKKGASKESRSPTATTKIDKSKLKLGEMPQEIIIIDSTDVAPEISIVQKGRSKSVTRLSDKPFSTSKEEKEETKSTRTKSASVDDELIKSAIKSEKSRPKSLGISKSLGSTEKKDSVEKISPKRIKAVAKADSKPTVAKDVVSKQDSRTVRGKVGSKVEAASEEATAESKQDSKSRVKPDVVIDQPMDIKRATVANESKEVVKESGKEPIKEPTKDSIKKTALAQDLSQSPLVLRKPGQTPILFARLGLSEGSGIGALQRQGATQSPTAQRRAKSLDAAVISVHRLPPANAFSSKDDTVDVSENLENQENAAEEVVQGTSMVSKVLSVQMEISPNHKSDSTDHTTVPDSLSVTETSAQYLESPLTECNEIVPCADSIFYEEQDSNQMLFANSINRNETQTPSIIESTKIEEATKFIDQSSTESGAEQKVSQESSDAKISMTKGAQSDRDQLAISTVFVKSVNTEVVYNKQKQTASSSDGETNSKIGETVPKSPPSLHDYCTKLEGSRSPSERDDVPDVTISAVRDDDTFFLHYDQDDPPDMVKSPIQISIEECSDDEVEEEEEMADVRVEEIDEREEEENKRLDSLDTSEDTLNALDTQAQTQGADSGLSSPDYGIDKLDEKTLVEVELTPEYLEMKKGDEEATEELPEDEPPKETTEIADSNRLTIDKKLRLSTERSRSEETNTWTPDREDPDSSSCSIARPLGIGQIQPIIDRREIAMVEGARDSGSLDDDSNSSQPHPKHEMSVTWKSFPQGSSGSSSLEDGWVPQDENNAQQSQSEDSNGQNEDSYQEDLADFPGTFIIGPEILANYGAFSLSRTLSRISERSTTSEQDRSDLEDSFKPSSRSPSLDDESLISSDHQPSLSSDPPSGTALPSVSDDRRTSSELPDIPIDIVGAHEDDSKSPRTNRRLRLQLQSSEDWPSPPSSPVFEPSVVSHVETFYMEIKPEEAVKVTVTDSTETPVHAEQDSDSSDENRTLHDDLHSTLLEDGQSSTSATADGTVKIAVKPKSNSYITGSSHSEDTSMGLSMSEWSSSNNTVRQFCQYSGTKSDDNSLAELGASISDWSGSTTVIPQQYYATTTADKSQSDTTTSERSATSMRPNSKCQSADTSSLPSPPSPSSLPLPISPPLPSPPATATTFPFLNEDETIGSAIEQKTLQSETTIDNNDQCQSRTHGDEFDEARRFIESQFDEQHRQRRYDEQQAICPQEFTDISPPLITLRNEYDEAIDDDFQMVPDEDTICVDDTTLPIPEEDEEDQLYDNVPAMKYSSSEKVRMEVGRGDSLEDMHEKYANLTLQSRMADDDWSSEERKDVPEREKSSMKLTGRFDRGFSEPNPHEAGRYQGTRSTERPVMVPIRAKSTPYYSTTSLSGESTTSSPPMPIRTQIRTKTMPYSSNRSPQSEGDTSSSMDSPAHTPDRAQRAFRRKRQQNAKRRHRVVVDLEVKDGHIVSSTDSSFDVATIPPPLLTEGQNLDVDDDEDDEMSETKDEYRLQQQR